The DNA region CCTTTGTCCAAAGGACAATTGCAACTGCCCTTAATTTGCctgaagtttttaaaagcagctcATCCACCCTTATTTAACACAGCTACAAAAGGCTGCACTTCGCCCTTTGGCAATGGAAGAGAGGGTAAATTGAACTTACTGAGGTGAGAAGCATCACACAAGTGGGAAAGGGGGACCCAGCACTGGCACCAACCAGTGGCAGGGCTTAATATctaaggagaagaaggaaagcattGCTGTCTCCATGGAAACACTCCAAGATCTTCCTATTGTTTTGGGGAGTACCCTCCACGGGGCAACATCCTGGCATTTGGATTTGCACACCCTGTCCCACAATATTGAGCatagttgtttttttctgatggaCCTACCCCACtctttccctcttctcctctttcccacCTTGGTCTCTGCAGGTTACTGAACGAAAGCGACAAGCGGCCCTTTATCGAAGAGGCAGAGCGGCTGAGGATGCAGCACAAGAAGGACCATCCTGATTACAAGTACCAGCCCCGCCGGCGGAAAAACGGCAAGGCCACACAGGGCGAGGGTGAAGGACAGGTAGAAGGGGAGGCTGGTGGGGCTGCTGCCATCCAGGCCCACTACAAGAATGCCCACCTGGATCACAGGCATCCCGGCGAAGGGTCTCCCATGTCCGACGGTCATCCGGAACACTCCTCAGGTGAGTCTTGGGTCTCAGTGAATCTCTTGACAGACTACAGCCAAGCCAGAGGTTCAAAAAAGACAAGTCATCATGGTGAAAGCCTTAGTGATGGGGCTCACACCTTACTCACGACACAGCAGACTGCTGGTGTCAGCAGTACAGGGACATGCCTGAGTTTCAGAGGCACTTGCATTTCTCTGGTCAGGCAAGGTATGGTTGCATCCTCCCTTTTTTCCACAAAACGATACAAAGAGATTTGGTTTCGTCTATTTCTTTCTACCTCCACCAAGGCCTCCAGCTAGACAGCTGCTGGCATACTGGGAAGAACAGAGATGGGTTGTGTACAGAGCAAGTCATAAAGCTGTAACTCacctcttctctctttttccttttcaaaatatCCTTCACATTGCAGGTCAGAGCCATGGGCCCCCCACACCTCCTACCACCCCTAAGACCGAGATGCAGGCAGGCAAAGCTGATTCCAAACGAGAAGGGCGTTCtctgggggaagggggaaagcCACACATCGACTTTGGAAATGTGGACATTGGGGAGATCAGCCATGAGGTGATGTCCAACATGGAAACCTTTGATGTCAATGAATTCGATCAGTACCTGCCGCCCAACGGACACGCCGGCCACCCAGGCCACGTTGGGGGCTATGCGGcagcggctgctgctggctaCGGCCTCGGGAGcgccctggctgcagccagcgGACACTCTGCCTGGATCTCCAAGCAGCACGGAGTCTCCTTGTCCACTGCCACCTCATCGGTGGTGGACTCAAAGGCCCAGGTGAAAACGGAGGGGTCCACCCCTGGAGGCCATTACACTGACCAGCCCTCCACTTCCCAGATTGCTTACACATCCCTGAGTCTGCCCCACTATGGCTCGGCCTTCCCCTCCATCTCCAGGCCACAGTTTGACTACCCGGACCACCAGCCCTCGGGACCCTACTACAGCCATTCCACCCAAGCCTCTGGCCTCTACTCTGCCTTCTCCTATATGGGACCTTCCCAACGTCCCCTTTACACTGCCATCTCTGACCCTGCACCCTCCGTGCCACAGTCCCATAGCCCCACACATTGGGAACAGCCCGTGTACACAACTCTCTCCAGACCATAGGGAATGGGGAACAGTGACCGAAGCAGCGACGGAAAGGCTCCGAAGAATCAGCACAGGCAGAAGAGCCTCCGAACTCCAAGGTCACTCAGTGCCATCCAGCCACCAGAACCCACCAAGCATACAGAAGTGCCTTTCTTGATCCCAGCTCTCACTGGCACACCCACCTAGAGGAAGGTTTGTCGTCCTTTCACCCCTTACCAATTTCACACAGGCCACATGACTGGCTTGCAATGCCTTTTTGGCCTTCTAGATGAGGAGGATTCTAGACATGGAGTGACT from Ammospiza nelsoni isolate bAmmNel1 chromosome 5, bAmmNel1.pri, whole genome shotgun sequence includes:
- the SOX10 gene encoding transcription factor SOX-10 isoform X2; the encoded protein is MADDQDLSEVEMSPVGSEDHHCLSPGPPMASDNSPHLTGSGNGEIGKVKKEQQDSEADDDKFPVCIREAVSQVLSGYDWTLVPMPVRVNGSNKSKPHVKRPMNAFMVWAQAARRKLADQYPHLHNAELSKTLGKLWRLLNESDKRPFIEEAERLRMQHKKDHPDYKYQPRRRKNGKATQGEGEGQVEGEAGGAAAIQAHYKNAHLDHRHPGEGSPMSDGHPEHSSGQSHGPPTPPTTPKTEMQAGKADSKREGRSLGEGGKPHIDFGNVDIGEISHEVMSNMETFDVNEFDQYLPPNGHAGHPGHVGGYAAAAAAGYGLGSALAAASGHSAWISKQHGVSLSTATSSVVDSKAQVKTEGSTPGGHYTDQPSTSQIAYTSLSLPHYGSAFPSISRPQFDYPDHQPSGPYYSHSTQASGLYSAFSYMGPSQRPLYTAISDPAPSVPQSHSPTHWEQPVYTTLSRP
- the SOX10 gene encoding transcription factor SOX-10 isoform X1, whose product is MPLLFQVLSFHYTSCCRPFLTCQLHTIAEIGSNIPINQGPRPIPTPTDHGFCGVHGNCVACTLIEQPLSRGQFFRDLGVPFRFGGCFSFSLFSPFFPFFPLFLSSSLPSPVRRRTARRKRESLRATMADDQDLSEVEMSPVGSEDHHCLSPGPPMASDNSPHLTGSGNGEIGKVKKEQQDSEADDDKFPVCIREAVSQVLSGYDWTLVPMPVRVNGSNKSKPHVKRPMNAFMVWAQAARRKLADQYPHLHNAELSKTLGKLWRLLNESDKRPFIEEAERLRMQHKKDHPDYKYQPRRRKNGKATQGEGEGQVEGEAGGAAAIQAHYKNAHLDHRHPGEGSPMSDGHPEHSSGQSHGPPTPPTTPKTEMQAGKADSKREGRSLGEGGKPHIDFGNVDIGEISHEVMSNMETFDVNEFDQYLPPNGHAGHPGHVGGYAAAAAAGYGLGSALAAASGHSAWISKQHGVSLSTATSSVVDSKAQVKTEGSTPGGHYTDQPSTSQIAYTSLSLPHYGSAFPSISRPQFDYPDHQPSGPYYSHSTQASGLYSAFSYMGPSQRPLYTAISDPAPSVPQSHSPTHWEQPVYTTLSRP